From a region of the Streptomyces tirandamycinicus genome:
- a CDS encoding glutamate-cysteine ligase family protein: MGRDVPALVFTRDDRRRYRNKMQDCLDTFALMLREARFESERPQVGLEIELNLVDGAAEPAMRSTDVLEAIADPAWSSELGRFNLEINIPPRRLTAGGPDAWEQEIRDALNHAEERAAQVGAHLAMVGILPTLRQKDVGEAALSENPRYRLLNEQVFAARGEDLRIAVDGVDRLRTYADTITPEAACTSTQFHLQVSPDEFAGYWNAAQAIAGVQVALAANSPFLFGKELWRETRIPLFEQATDTRPEEIKVQGVRPRVWFGERWITSVFDLFEENLRYFPALLPLCDDQDPRETLEGGDIPELAELTLHNGTIYRWNRPVYAVAHDRPHLRVENRVLPAGPTVADVLANGAFYYGLTRALVEEERPVWSRMSFAAAEDNLHTAARHGIDALLYWPGMGEVPAAELVLRRLLPLAHRGLEWSGMDAQWREPLLGIIEQRCVTGRNGAVWQSEMFHRIDATARVTRHEALRRMTRQYIDYMHLNAPAHTWPVD; encoded by the coding sequence ATGGGACGAGACGTCCCGGCGCTGGTGTTCACCCGTGACGACCGCCGTCGGTACCGCAACAAGATGCAGGACTGCCTCGACACCTTCGCGCTGATGCTGCGCGAGGCACGTTTCGAGTCGGAGAGGCCGCAGGTCGGCCTGGAGATCGAGCTGAACCTCGTCGACGGCGCCGCCGAACCGGCGATGCGCAGCACCGACGTGCTCGAGGCGATCGCCGATCCGGCCTGGTCCAGCGAGCTGGGCCGGTTCAACCTGGAGATCAACATTCCACCTCGGCGGCTGACGGCCGGGGGTCCGGACGCCTGGGAGCAGGAGATCAGGGACGCGCTCAACCACGCCGAGGAGCGGGCCGCACAGGTGGGCGCGCATCTCGCGATGGTGGGGATCCTGCCGACGCTGCGGCAGAAGGACGTGGGTGAGGCGGCCCTCTCGGAGAACCCGCGCTACCGGCTGCTCAACGAGCAGGTGTTCGCCGCCCGGGGCGAGGATCTGAGGATCGCCGTGGACGGCGTGGACCGGCTGCGGACCTACGCGGACACGATCACCCCGGAGGCCGCCTGCACCAGCACCCAGTTCCATCTGCAGGTCTCGCCCGATGAGTTCGCGGGATACTGGAACGCGGCGCAGGCCATCGCGGGCGTGCAGGTCGCCCTGGCGGCGAACTCGCCCTTCCTGTTCGGCAAGGAGCTGTGGCGCGAGACCCGCATCCCGCTCTTCGAGCAGGCGACCGACACCCGCCCCGAGGAGATCAAGGTGCAGGGCGTACGGCCCCGTGTGTGGTTCGGCGAGCGCTGGATCACCAGCGTCTTCGACCTCTTCGAGGAGAACCTGCGCTACTTCCCCGCGCTGCTGCCGCTCTGCGACGACCAGGACCCGAGGGAGACGCTGGAGGGCGGCGACATCCCGGAACTCGCCGAACTCACCCTGCACAACGGGACGATCTACCGCTGGAACCGCCCGGTGTACGCGGTGGCCCACGACCGGCCCCATCTGCGGGTCGAGAACCGGGTGCTGCCCGCCGGGCCGACGGTCGCGGACGTGCTGGCCAACGGGGCGTTCTACTACGGGCTCACCCGCGCGCTGGTCGAGGAGGAGCGTCCGGTGTGGTCGCGCATGTCCTTCGCGGCCGCCGAGGACAATCTGCACACCGCCGCACGGCACGGGATCGACGCCCTGCTGTACTGGCCGGGGATGGGCGAGGTGCCGGCCGCCGAGCTGGTGCTGCGGCGTCTGCTGCCGCTCGCCCACCGGGGACTGGAGTGGTCGGGCATGGACGCGCAGTGGCGGGAGCCGCTGCTGGGGATCATCGAGCAGCGGTGTGTCACGGGCCGCAACGGGGCGGTGTGGCAGTCGGAGATGTTCCACCGCATCGACGCCACCGCCCGTGTGACCCGCCACGAGGCAC